Proteins encoded together in one Antennarius striatus isolate MH-2024 chromosome 13, ASM4005453v1, whole genome shotgun sequence window:
- the cdc23 gene encoding cell division cycle protein 23 homolog: protein MKMAALCSEYGDLVQIKKQLISVITLCKERGLLHSAKWASELAFALVPLHKDELPPSPSFTEEDAQDLDALTLAKSYFDLKEYDRAAYFLKGCCSQKAYFLYMYSRYLSGEKKKDDETVDSLGPLEKGQVRNEALRELRVELSKKHLTGELDGFALYLYGVVLRKLDLLKEAVEVFVEAIHALPLHWGAWLELSNLITNIEMLKSLSLPDCWIKDFFMAHMYTELQMITEALQKYQNLIDAGFSKSTYIISQIAVAYHNIRDIDKALSLFNELRDQDPYRIDNMDTFSNLLYVKSMKPELSYLAHNLVEIDKYRVETCCVIGNYYSLRSQHEKAALYFQRALKLNPRCLGAWTLMGHEYMEMKNTSAAIQAYRHAIEVNKRDYRAWYGLGQTYEILKMPFYCLYYYRKAHQLRPNDSRMLVALGESYEKLSQQVEAKKCYWRAYSVGDVEKMALLKLAKLHEQLNESDDAAQCYMRYSQDIFSCGEQLEHAEVSTALRYLGQYYFKNKLYDEASLCAQRCCDYNDAREEGKALLRQISQVRDQIETPSADLFAPLSNNNTPVRRVSPLNLISFTP from the exons atgaaaatggCGGCTCTCTGTAGTGAGTATGGAGATCTggtacaaattaaaaaacaacttatATCAGTAATAACGCTTTGTAAAGAGAGAGGACTTCTACACAGCGCAAAGTG GGCTTCTGAATTGGCATTTGCTTTGGTACCCCTCCACAAGGATGAATTACCCCCATCTCCTTCCTTTACTGAG GAAGATGCACAAGACCTGGATGCACTTACTTTGGCCAAATCTTACTTTGACCTTAAAGAGTATGATCGTGCTGCTTACTTCCTGAAAGGCTGCTGCAGTCAGAAGGCTTATTTCCTCTATATGTATTCTCGCTATCTG TCGGGGGAGAAAAAGAAGGACGATGAGACTGTAGACAGCCTGG GTCCACTGGAGAAGGGACAGGTGCGCAATGAAGCTTTGCGAGAACTGAGGGTGGAGCTGAGTAAGAAGCATTTAACAGGAGAGTTGGATGGGTTTGCCCTGTACTT GTATGGAGTCGTTTTACGGAAGCTGGATCTCCTGAAAGAGGCGGTGGAGGTATTTGTTGAGGCAATTCATGCATTGCCACTTCACTGGGGAGCCTGGCTGGAGCTTAGTAACCTTATCACCAACATTGAAATG TTGAAGTCATTGTCTCTGCCAGATTGCTGGATTAAAGACTTCTTCATGGCCCACATGTACACAGAGCTTCAGATGATCACAGAGGCCTTGCAGAAATACCAGAACCTCATTGACGCTGGGTTTTCCAAGAGCACCTACATAATCTCACAGATTGCTGTTGCCTACCACAACATCAGAG ATATTGACAAAGCTTTGTCACTATTCAATGAGCTGAGGGATCAGGATCCGTATCGCATCGATAACATGGACACTTTTTCCAATCTGCTCTATGTCAAA AGCATGAAACCAGAGTTGAGCTACTTGGCCCACAACCTGGTGGAGATTGACAAGTACAGAGTGGAAACATGTTGCGTTATTG GGAACTATTATAGTTTGCGCTCGCAGCATGAGAAGGCTGCTCTCTACTTCCAGCGTGCCCTCAAACTAAACCCTCGTTGTCTTGGCGCCTGGACACTGATGGGACACGAGTACATGGAAATGAAGAACACTTCAGCTGCCATTCAGGCTTACAG GCATGCCATTGAAGTAAACAAGCGTGATTACCGTGCTTGGTATGGCTTGGGCCAAACATATGAGATCCTCAAGATgcctttttattgtttgtactACTATCGAAAGGCTCACCAGCTCAG GCCCAATGACTCTCGCATGTTGGTTGCACTGGGGGAAAGTTATGAAAAACTGTCACAGCAAGTGGAAGCTAAGAAG TGTTACTGGAGGGCATACTCTGTCGGAGATGTAGAGAAAATGGCTTTACTCAAACTGGCTAA GCTCCATGAACAGCTGAATGAGTCTGATGATGCTGCCCAGTGTTACATGCGTTACAGCCAAGACATTTTCTCCTGTGGG GAACAACTGGAGCATGCTGAGGTGAGTACAGCCCTGCGCTACCTGGGTCAGTATTATTTCAAGAACAAGCTGTATGACGAGGCGTCCCTCTGCGCCCAGCGCTGTTGTGACTACAATGAT GCTCGCGAAGAGGGAAAGGCCCTGTTGAGGCAGATCTCACAGGTCAGAGATCAGATCGAGACGCCGTCAGCGGATCTGTTTGCTCCGCTCTCAAACAACAACACTCCTGTTAGGAGGGTGTCGCCACTGAACCTCATCTCTTTTACACCCTGA